A DNA window from Sphingopyxis macrogoltabida contains the following coding sequences:
- a CDS encoding NADH-quinone oxidoreductase subunit C: MASPAPLIAPREGIGAALAKLLGTDLIEHVFTVGEDSITVRREAVAGVMIALRDNLDYQQLMEIAGVDYPERAERFEVVYHLLSVTRNHRLRVRVCTDEATPVPSIVPVWPVAGWLEREVFDMYGVLFAGNPDLRRILTDYGFQGHPQRKDFPLTGYIELRYSEEDKRVVYEPVKLAQDFRNFDFLSPWEGADYVLPGDEKAGGTGEAPGKGAPTPMTAAEVKKADDKAKAPPPPTPKTTEKPADTGAGAKTNLKAAKTSRDGAKAKPATKAAKTPATAKAEKAPAKPRAPRKPKTGGDA; encoded by the coding sequence ATGGCCAGTCCCGCTCCCCTGATCGCGCCCCGCGAGGGCATTGGCGCTGCGCTCGCAAAGCTGCTCGGCACCGACCTGATCGAGCATGTCTTCACGGTCGGCGAGGACAGCATTACCGTGCGCCGCGAAGCGGTCGCCGGTGTGATGATCGCGCTGCGCGACAATCTCGATTATCAGCAACTGATGGAAATCGCCGGGGTCGATTACCCGGAACGCGCCGAGCGCTTCGAGGTCGTCTATCACCTGCTCAGCGTCACGCGGAACCATCGGCTGCGCGTTCGCGTCTGCACCGACGAGGCGACGCCGGTGCCGAGCATCGTGCCCGTCTGGCCGGTTGCCGGCTGGCTCGAACGCGAAGTGTTCGACATGTACGGCGTGCTGTTCGCGGGCAATCCCGACCTCCGCCGCATCCTGACCGACTATGGTTTCCAGGGGCATCCGCAGCGCAAGGACTTCCCGCTCACCGGTTATATCGAGCTCCGGTACAGCGAAGAGGACAAGCGCGTCGTCTATGAGCCGGTAAAGCTGGCACAGGATTTCCGCAACTTCGACTTCCTCAGCCCGTGGGAAGGCGCCGACTATGTGCTGCCCGGCGACGAAAAGGCCGGCGGCACCGGCGAGGCGCCGGGCAAGGGCGCGCCGACGCCGATGACCGCCGCCGAGGTCAAGAAGGCCGACGACAAGGCGAAAGCGCCGCCGCCGCCGACCCCGAAGACGACCGAAAAGCCGGCCGATACCGGGGCAGGGGCGAAAACTAATCTGAAGGCCGCCAAGACGAGCCGCGACGGTGCGAAGGCAAAGCCGGCGACCAAGGCCGCCAAAACACCCGCGACCGCCAAGGCCGAGAAAGCGCCCGCCAAGCCGCGCGCGCCGCGCAAGCCCAAGACGGGAGGTGACGCATGA
- a CDS encoding NuoB/complex I 20 kDa subunit family protein — translation MSTSSIIMPGQMPVAPGTNPDQNFFDDLNSEVGDKGFLVTSTEDLFNWARTGSLWWMTFGLACCAVEMIHVNMPRYDMERFGAAPRASPRQSDVMIVAGTLCNKMAPALRRVYDQMSNPKYVISMGSCANGGGYYHYSYSVVRGCDRIVPVDIYVPGCPPTAEALLYGVMQLQRKIRRTGTIER, via the coding sequence ATGAGCACTTCCAGCATCATCATGCCCGGCCAGATGCCGGTTGCGCCCGGTACGAACCCGGACCAGAACTTCTTCGACGACCTCAATAGCGAAGTCGGCGACAAGGGCTTTCTCGTCACCTCGACCGAGGATCTGTTCAACTGGGCGCGCACCGGCTCGCTGTGGTGGATGACCTTCGGGCTGGCGTGCTGCGCGGTCGAGATGATCCACGTCAACATGCCGCGTTACGATATGGAGCGCTTCGGCGCCGCACCGCGCGCGTCGCCGCGCCAGAGCGACGTGATGATCGTCGCGGGGACGCTCTGCAACAAGATGGCGCCGGCGCTGCGCCGGGTTTACGACCAGATGTCGAACCCGAAATATGTCATTTCGATGGGTAGCTGCGCCAATGGCGGCGGCTATTATCATTACAGCTATTCGGTGGTTCGCGGCTGCGACCGTATCGTGCCCGTGGACATCTATGTCCCCGGTTGCCCGCCGACCGCGGAGGCGCTGCTGTACGGCGTCATGCAGTTGCAGCGGAAGATCCGCCGCACCGGGACGATCGAACGCTGA
- a CDS encoding NADH-quinone oxidoreductase subunit A, with protein MVDLTQYLPILIFLAIAVGLSSAFVFLPMGVARLTGAHQPDPAKLTEYECGFPAFEDARSQFDVRFYLVAILFIIFDLEAAFLFPWAVSLEEIGWAGWATMMIFLAELTLGLVYAWKKGALDWE; from the coding sequence ATGGTCGACCTGACGCAATATTTGCCGATCCTGATCTTTCTGGCCATTGCGGTCGGATTGTCATCGGCGTTCGTTTTTCTGCCGATGGGCGTCGCCCGTCTGACCGGTGCGCATCAGCCCGATCCGGCGAAGCTCACCGAATATGAATGCGGCTTTCCCGCATTCGAGGATGCGCGCAGCCAGTTCGACGTGCGCTTCTATCTTGTTGCGATCCTCTTCATCATCTTTGACCTCGAAGCGGCCTTCCTCTTCCCGTGGGCGGTGAGCCTCGAAGAAATCGGCTGGGCCGGTTGGGCCACGATGATGATTTTCCTCGCCGAACTCACGCTCGGCCTTGTGTACGCGTGGAAAAAAGGCGCGTTGGATTGGGAATGA
- a CDS encoding YbjN domain-containing protein encodes MQKHILGTALALGAATVIAATPAQAELVNAQNPATIKTILESQGWPATLIQKDGDDPYIESSRNDMKFLVIFMNCTDNRRCKTIQYYMGFNDAKDLALTRLNQWNKDKRFARAYKDDEGDPVLEMDVDLDFAGIPRENVGESLNTWSSLMDSFREFVFEK; translated from the coding sequence ATGCAAAAACATATCTTGGGGACGGCACTGGCGCTGGGCGCGGCAACCGTGATCGCGGCGACTCCGGCGCAGGCGGAACTGGTCAACGCCCAGAACCCGGCGACGATCAAGACGATCCTCGAGTCGCAGGGCTGGCCCGCAACGCTGATCCAGAAGGACGGCGACGATCCCTATATCGAAAGCAGCCGCAACGACATGAAGTTCCTGGTGATCTTCATGAACTGCACCGACAACCGGCGGTGCAAGACGATCCAATATTATATGGGCTTCAACGACGCGAAGGACCTCGCGCTGACCCGGCTCAACCAGTGGAACAAGGACAAGCGCTTTGCCCGCGCCTACAAGGACGATGAAGGCGACCCGGTGCTCGAAATGGACGTCGATCTCGACTTCGCCGGCATCCCGCGCGAGAATGTCGGCGAAAGCCTCAACACCTGGTCCTCGCTGATGGACAGCTTCCGCGAGTTCGTTTTCGAGAAGTGA